Below is a window of bacterium DNA.
ATTGAATGTAGGTACTGCTGTGAAAGCAGTTGTTAAGTATACTCTCAGCCTTCCCGGAAATGAAGAAGTTCGTTCTGTTAATGCGGTTGCAGGAGAAACAAATGATGGGTGGCTGAATAATATAAGAGGATTTCATATAACAGAAGATGATGTTATTAATGCAATAAAAAATGCTAAGGGTGGAATTGTGGGGGAAGGATGTGTTGGTGCTGGTACGGGAACAACATGTTTAGGATTCAAAGGTGGTATAGGAACATCTTCACGAGTATTACCGGATGCTCTCGGAGGATGGACGGTGGGGGTGTTAGTACAAACAAATTTCGGCGGGATTCTGTCGGTAAACGGAGCACCTGTGGGAAGGGAACTCGGGAAATACTCATTCAGCAGGTACCTTCCTGATGATGAAGAGGGCTCCTGCATGATTGTAATAGCAACAGATGCTCCTCTCTTGCACAGGAACCTGAAGCGTCTTGCTTCAAGAGCAATGCTCGGCCTTGGATTGAGCGGAGGATTTTCAAGTAACGGCAGCGGAGATTATGTCATCGCTTTTTCTACAAACGAGAAATGTAGAATAAAATCTGATAATAAAAAAAGCGTGGAACGTTTTGAGCAAATTCCAAACAATAAAATGTCTCCCTTATTTTTAGCAGTTGTAGAAGCAACGTATGAAGCGATACTTAATTCTCTTTTTGCTGCTGAAACTGTAGTTGGAAGAGATCATCATAAAGTTGAGGCACTACCAATTGAGAAGACAATAAAAATATGTAAAAAATATAACTCTTTAAATTGGGATAAATCCTTGATTAATAATAGATAAATAGGCGGTAATTATGAAAAATTTAAAATTTATATTATCATTCTTTATTGTTTTGATTTTGTGCTATTCTCCTAATTTAATGTGCGGCTCAAATGAAATACTAGTAATAGATGTTAAGGGGCCCATAACCCCTGTAAAACTCAAATATATCAGTGAGAATCTGG
It encodes the following:
- a CDS encoding P1 family peptidase translates to MFIDNNLLAQSNKRPRAREACVVIGVISPGKYNAITDVKGVKVGHVTIQKGDSVRTGVTAVLPHDGNIFKEKVPCAVYVGNGFGKLAGSTQIEELGNIETPIILTNTLNVGTAVKAVVKYTLSLPGNEEVRSVNAVAGETNDGWLNNIRGFHITEDDVINAIKNAKGGIVGEGCVGAGTGTTCLGFKGGIGTSSRVLPDALGGWTVGVLVQTNFGGILSVNGAPVGRELGKYSFSRYLPDDEEGSCMIVIATDAPLLHRNLKRLASRAMLGLGLSGGFSSNGSGDYVIAFSTNEKCRIKSDNKKSVERFEQIPNNKMSPLFLAVVEATYEAILNSLFAAETVVGRDHHKVEALPIEKTIKICKKYNSLNWDKSLINNR